The following proteins come from a genomic window of Mariniflexile sp. TRM1-10:
- a CDS encoding efflux RND transporter periplasmic adaptor subunit — translation MKIINKILLLSLFFIGFTSCNNKEGTKHEAHLEPLAYTLYTENSELFVEFKPLIVGETSKFAAHFTVLGENFRALTDAKITVSLIVGNKGIKNVIDAPSSPGIFRLALSPKTAGTGTLVFDIVTEDFTDKITIENVVVYSDEKTAITKQAPHSESTDISFLKEQTWKVEFANQAIKKQTFNDVIKTSGQILSAPGDEMIVTAKASGVVVFSGKNTIVGSAVNSGNSLFTITGADMTESNIDASVKDAKANYLKAKADYERSKLLVADKIVSEKDHQQVKLQFENAQTAYNTVSKNYSGKGQNVLAPMLGFVKNILVTEGQFVTSGTPLAIISKNKRLLVQANVSQNYFSRLSSITSANFKTPQSDVVYNTTDLNGKIVSYGKSASASTPFIPVTFEINNEGQLISGSIIEIYLKSSAIADALVVPVSALIEEQGIFYVYVQTGGESFQKREVKLGASDGLNVQVVSGIIENERVVTKGGYQIKLSSASGALPAHGHEH, via the coding sequence TTTACGAGTTGCAACAACAAAGAAGGAACTAAACACGAAGCTCATTTAGAACCATTAGCTTACACCCTTTATACCGAAAATTCAGAACTATTTGTTGAGTTTAAACCTTTGATTGTAGGCGAAACTTCAAAGTTTGCGGCTCATTTTACAGTTTTAGGTGAAAACTTCAGAGCTTTGACTGATGCTAAAATTACTGTCAGTTTGATTGTAGGTAACAAAGGCATTAAAAATGTGATTGATGCTCCTAGTTCTCCTGGTATATTTCGTTTGGCTTTAAGTCCAAAAACAGCAGGAACAGGAACATTGGTTTTTGATATCGTTACCGAAGATTTTACTGATAAAATCACTATTGAAAATGTAGTTGTTTATTCAGATGAAAAGACAGCTATTACTAAACAAGCGCCTCATTCAGAAAGTACAGATATTTCTTTTCTAAAAGAGCAAACTTGGAAAGTGGAATTTGCTAATCAAGCGATTAAAAAACAGACTTTTAATGATGTCATTAAAACAAGTGGTCAAATCCTTTCTGCTCCTGGAGACGAAATGATTGTTACTGCTAAAGCTAGTGGTGTAGTTGTTTTTTCTGGAAAAAATACTATTGTAGGCTCTGCTGTAAATTCAGGTAACTCGCTTTTTACCATTACTGGAGCTGATATGACAGAGAGTAATATTGATGCTTCAGTAAAAGATGCTAAAGCCAATTATTTAAAAGCTAAAGCAGATTATGAGCGTTCTAAATTATTGGTTGCTGATAAAATTGTTTCTGAAAAAGACCATCAACAAGTGAAGCTACAATTTGAAAATGCACAAACTGCCTACAACACCGTTTCTAAAAATTATAGTGGCAAAGGTCAGAATGTGTTAGCTCCAATGCTGGGTTTTGTTAAAAACATTTTAGTTACAGAAGGACAATTTGTAACTTCAGGAACACCGTTAGCTATTATTTCAAAAAACAAAAGATTATTGGTGCAAGCCAATGTTTCTCAAAACTACTTTAGTAGATTATCAAGTATTACTTCGGCTAATTTTAAAACACCTCAAAGTGATGTAGTGTATAATACGACTGACTTAAATGGTAAAATTGTTTCTTACGGGAAAAGTGCCTCTGCTTCAACTCCATTCATTCCTGTAACTTTTGAAATCAATAACGAAGGTCAATTGATTTCAGGTTCGATTATTGAAATTTATCTTAAATCTTCAGCTATTGCTGATGCTTTAGTTGTTCCGGTTTCTGCTTTAATTGAAGAACAAGGAATTTTCTATGTGTATGTGCAAACTGGTGGCGAAAGCTTCCAAAAAAGAGAAGTAAAACTAGGTGCAAGTGATGGTTTAAATGTCCAAGTTGTATCAGGAATAATTGAAAATGAAAGAGTAGTTACAAAAGGAGGTTATCAAATTAAATTATCTAGTGCATCAGGTGCCTTACCTGCTCACGGACACGAACATTAG